From the Perca fluviatilis chromosome 11, GENO_Pfluv_1.0, whole genome shotgun sequence genome, the window AGAGTAGAGCTCCAGAGCCGGTGAGTCTctagacaaaaaaaatgcagtctGTCGAGCAACATCAGATCTAGTACTTACCTAAAACCAAGAGCTTTCATGAGATTTACAGGTTATGTCAACACTTATTCCTCAGACAGCTTTATTTATTTGAGAATACTTGCTGCCCTCCTTTCTATTTTCttaatattgttttttgtgCAAAGCAATTTCAGCAAAATCTTATATTTGAGCGTTGAGACCTGACATTTAAATGCTGACGTCTCTTAGCCCTAGTGTTATCTAATCATGCAAATAGTTTTGGCTGTATCTTGAGTCATCTGCTGTTGAGACGTCTGCTGCCAAACCCAGGGAAATTTTGTCTGTGGTGCTCACAGCACAGAAAATTtacttttgggaaaaaaaaaaaaaaagatctttctGGGCAGCCTAATATACGGACTTCACTGCAAACAGTTTTCACTATGTCTGATTTGTTGACTTTAATTTGAGAGAACTGACCCTTTAATCTGGTGCAACACAAATCATCATCGAAGTAGGATCAAGGCATAAAGTTTGAATTTTTGGAAGTGTCAGGACACTTACGTCTATCAGGAGCTTGACCTCGTGTTTCTTGAGATCGCCACCAATCTTGGCTGCCAGCAGGACACAAGCTCCAGCGCAGAGTTTACGATTCTGCTTGTTTAGTTTGCCTTGAAGCACAAGTTTTTCAAAGTAGACGAATGCCATGGCGACTGTCGGTTCCTCGTAACCACATTCATCCAGGGCCAACTTTTTTATCTCCCTTTTCAAGCTGCAGGGAGGCGAAACAGCAGGGAGTTAACAAAAGAAAGGGAGAAATAAATAAGTTGATCTTAATTAAACATGGTAACATTGTAACACTTAAACTTGCTTAATATGACACATTCTACACACTTCGGTCTGTCTTACCTCCTAATCTTGCTGAGTGTAAGCCTTATGTGGGGGAATTTCTCCTTGAAAGTTTCGTTCATGTCCTTCTTGAGGTCAGATGGTTTGACGTATTCAATGACCGTAGTCTGAAAAGGAAAACCAAAAGGTGGTGTCAAAATGACTACGCTTTCAGCACTGGGCAGAGTGACTGGAACATCACACACTAGTGTTGGATTCCACCGTCTCACAATGAGGCTTTACAGAGACCTGGTGTTACTCATGTCACTTAAAGTCTGGTGATATTCTTTATCTTTCTTATTGTCAAAAAAATCCCATAAAAAGACCAgaaccaacaatgaattgatcccACGGACACACACCTACTGTGTGTATCCATAGCCTGATCCAAACACTATTAAAAACaccaatgagccacactgtttcCTTTGGGTGACACGTTCCTTCTTTACAATGAAAATGGGCACTGTGGTTTACTTTGAGTCAATACCACATAACcatcctgctgctgtaaatactcatTAGCACACCAAATGTGTATCAAGCCTTTGCTGAAAATAGTCCTCAGCAAAATAATTATTTACTTCTGTTTGAGTAACGTTTGCTAAGAACTACAGTGCCTAGCAAATAACTGAGCTTTATGGGCTTGTAACACAAAGCGTATATGGATGTTGAAAAATATTGAGAGATGGACTAACACATTGTTGCTTTTGGTCTTTACATAGGATTTGTTGAGGATAAGAAAAAGATAGATTGTTGCCATCCTTTTTCTCAAAAAACCTAGAGAACGCAGAACATACTTGATTGCTGACCGAGCTTTCCGTACTTTAATCAGGCTTCTTCTATTAAACAGCCCTTAGTGCTTGTTGTAACATGCTTTGAGTGCCAGGTGGGTGAGTCACATTAATACAGTATAATGACCCCTGTAAGGCAAAGTACATTTCTAGCACTTTGCTGAATCCACAGCTCGAACTTAAGATGTTTTAGAGGCAAAACAAATCTTAACTGCTAGATGTGCAGGATAATTATAATTTATTCTAACATGTCAACTTGGCGGTTATTCCTCTTAGTAATAACATTTGCCAGCATTCAGCAATATAATTCCTAAGATCCAGGAACAGGGCAACAGTGCTACAAGAAGTCAGGCAGGGCAAGAAACAAGCAGTATTACCttaactaaacagggggaagcagcgttcagtttttatgctccacatatctggaacaaactcccagaaaactgcaggtccgctgcaactctcagttcttttaaatcaaggctgaagacctatctttttgatgttgcctttctttaaataacctattttatctgcttttatatgtttaactgtttaaactgctctttctttaaattcttatctctcagttctttaaattcttatactgcactgtaaaatgtattaatgtcttttaaattgtttttaattgttttctaactgctctttcatgttttatgtaaagcactttgaattgccctgttgctgaaatgtgctatgtaaataaagctgccttgccttgccttgccttgccttaactttaacaataattaaaataattaccCAAAATGTCCTTTGGAAACACCAATTACCAACGTCTTGGTTAAACTTTGATCTACAGTACCATGCTTGCCGTAGCTGTGCATGCAGGATTATTATCCCGATTTGGCTGCATTCCCTTTCAGTTAGGGCTGAAGCTATcaattctttttgtaatcgattaatctagcactttatcgatcgattaatcggataatgttctttttgcgtttttaaacaaccaaaactagggggaaaaaagcaacattttcggaagaaagcaacatttgtactgcctacattgcttacaatatcatctctcaaaaaactaaacataataagtgcatttaagtgccatattacattgtttttaaagaatttttttttcaaatgatatcagcctcaaactaaggcatacattaaaatacacaaacattacattaagttgtgcaacttaactttcagaactacaagtttcaacctgagactgatctgtatatacagtaggcctatatgtaaatattagttatactcaacctattttcatttatatatttaattatgaTGTCACatagctctgttacacttatgctattagatcgttgatcagctgtttctccatagagagagagagagagagagagaggggcgcaacaatcagctgtttttccgaagggatagtcaacgcgtcggCTCATCAGATCGTgttcaccactacgtattttcttgtctttgattttggtagttgttgtgtttggtgtagtttcatcgtccatacgacccatgtgatttacttttgtcgggtccgcttcgtggaatggatgattaagttagactccatgttttctgttgagatgctaaagcactgacgttgtgctattatcgtggtaaggtagtttgattttgcagtagacatactgtacagagttttagttttaattacgtttgaactgattccaaactttggacactctgtcgttttctccagcctgtctcttctcttagcccctcgctatttacgctctggcaCATAGAcagtgtcgccagcagcagactgaagCGTGTTATATACTGGACGAagcgtctgtgcgacagtaataatgctccgtgcggaaacaccgtccgtcagcgatggtaacattgatttaacgaagcttcgaggcaagtcattttgcatcgaggattttttgtaatcgaattattcgagttattcaaGCAATTGTTTCAGCCCTACTTTCAGTTTGACCTCCAACACTTTAGCCAGATCACCTAAAACACGTTATTTGGCTTGTTCTATTCATTAATTCACCCTGCCACATACGTACACACACTGGCatattgagacacacacacacacacacacacacacacacacacacacacacacacacacacacacacacacacacacacacacacacacacacacacacacacacacacacacacacacacacacacacacacacacacacacacacacacacacacacacacacacacacacacacacaccttacccAACTGATTGAGTGTTACTGTGATTAGATTCAACTATGTAATgaattgcatttttattttgttggttttatgACCAAATTTCACTGAAAAAGCACCACACAAAATGATaatatcatttaaaaataataatataactaaGTGTCGTTGTTTACAAACTACAAACTCATCCGTCCCTTGGTGTTTCTTTCCCAGTCAGACTTTGCTGTAGCATTGTCGCTGTGTTCTCAGATCTGAGCAATTCAGCGTAGAGCTGAAAGGATTTCAAGAAAAATAACCAGCAACTCAATTTatcatttcagtcatttttcaagcaaaggtgccaaacattctctggttcTAGCTTTAAAAATATGAGAATTTGCTGCTTTGCTTTGTCACATTTGGCAGTAAATAAAATACCTTTGGGTTGTGGACTGTTGTTCAAAGCAAAGCTATTTGAAGACATCACCCTGGGCTCTAGAAAATTCTATTAggcattttttcattatttttttgacatttcatagaAGAAACGATTAATTAAGATAACCtgcagattaatcgacaattaAATTGTTGCTCCTCTACTATGGTGAATACAGGGTTTTTCTAGCTAATAGATTATGCGAAACATAACACTAAAATAACACtaaagttgtaaaaaaataaaataaatcctatAATGAAAGGGTCCAATGACTACAAGTGACACACTCTGCAGTGGTGCTAAAAATATCTCAATATGCATGTATGGCATTACAGACAACGCATGGAGTGTGAATAATGGCATCCACCCTGAACACCACGCTACTGATTATGAACCATGAAGGAGAACGAATGCTTATCGATGGTCGTAGCCCCGAGAAATGAACATAAAGCAGAACAGCGCTGACTTTGCATGACAGAAAATACACTGTACTGTGACCATGTCTCACGCTAACTTATGTCACtacattattatgttttttaacGTGAGGATACTATTACACAAATCAAAAGCCactacatagtttttttttttttttaccacatttAAAAAGACTTTAGTGAGGTTTTCCATGCTTCATATTCTAGGTCATACAAGTTTTCTCAATTGCATGCAGAGTATAAAAACTATAATTATACCAAGCTTGAAAGTTCAATCAGAGAGCCATGTCTTCTATCAGCCTGTGTTTAACCTGCGAAATGCTGAGAATTTACTCGCTCTATTCCTGTAGTAAACACAATAGCCATTGTTGTGAGACTCTGGGTTTTGTAattggaggaagagaagaaaaaacaaaacacatagcCTGGCCTTGACTTAACATTTCAACTTTGGCAGTCCTTGTTGTGTATTCTGCCAGTCTCCGTAACAAAAACAGAGCCCAGGAAAGAATGAGGTTGGAGTCTagtcaggtttttttttccctcttcccACCACAATAAAACATCTGTTCGTTTCCGGAAAAAAGTACAAGAGTGATTAGTGCTGAGGTACAAACACTACACAAACTGTTGCTCTGGTGAAGTGGCTGCTTAATAGCTACTGCCCACTATACTGGGATAAAGTATGTATGTTCATTCAGGTCCCAGAAGGTGGGAGAGAGTCTGGGCCAGCGACCTTGCTGATTAAAATCATCTGAAACATCCTTCTagctccttttaaaaaaacttttcagGGGGACTTCTAAGAAAGAAACTGTCGAGGCAGACAAATCTTTCCGGTGTGTTATTGTTCTTAGTTGTGGTGGGAGGACTGAgaacaaaaaggtgacacaaataaccattgaggaaaaaaaaaaggctttaacAGTGAGATATTGTAGGACATTTCAGAAAAACATGTCAAAACAGAGGTGGGTCTGTTTCAGCGAATTATGCCAACAACCTCCATTCTGCTCTCAAGAAGACAAGGTTGCAGTTGCTGTCGCTATGTTGTTGGTGATGATGTGTTAGACGCAGCTAGAGTACTTTCTCACCATGTAGGAGGGGAAAATGAGGACTCTCTTGTGTTTTCCGCAAGGCCACTGCGGGTCATCCAGCAGATTGGGGTCATACTCGCGGAAGTCCCCCAAATCATTCCCTGCCACgagcacaaacacaacagaggTTGAGCCAGAAGTTAACATTTGCACTTGCACTTTTCCAATAAAAATACACTGGATAatggaagggggaaaaaaaactgagaGTGAGGAATACACAACATTCATAATGATTAAGGTAAGTACTTGTTGGCGGTCGACTGACCTGTGTCTATGCTGCTCTGGTTGCTGTTAGCTCGGCCCAAACTGAGGCTTCTATGGCTGGCGTAACGAGACTGAGAGAAGGATGAGGTGGAGTCGATGGTGTTCCTTCGACCACCAAGCGCGTTAGTGGGAAACAGGAACTGGGTGTAAGACACCGTCTGCAGACACAGGTGTAGTTATGTTTCACAAAAGCCTAAATAAATTTGCACTCCTATAATCTAACAGGGTGAACAGGTATAATATCTATTTTTCACAGAAGCATTTTGTCAACAGGAAAATCCCCAGGTGGTACCAATAGAATTTAGGGTGGTCTGTTTCATTAAGTGTCCCAGTATATTATACTAGTAAGCCAGCATGCTCAATAACAGGAGCCTGGAACTGACTTGTCTAAATGGAATGCATAATGtgatgtgatgtaatgtaattacaCCTGGGGTTTCGTGCTAGGTATCAAAATGCTGCTTTGAAAAAATATGCTAAAACTGTGGTGATTtactacatttttttgtttttccattatgtCTGAACTGGTCTTTTTTTGAATAGTTACAGTAACTAGTAAGTATGGTCTTATATTTATCTTGTTGTCAATAATGACAAGATGATTAAACTCCTCCACACAGCCTAATTCTGCTGGCATCTTACCTTTCCATCAGCTCCTAACTCCACACCCTCTAGCCCGATCACCATCTCCTTGGCACTGACGCCTCCTGATGGGTGCCGCTGACGCCCTCCTCCTTCCAGCTTGACATCCCTAATAAGCACAACACATTTAGAGCTTTCAACATACATACAAACCTTCCTACAGCTTCTTTTAACTCCAATCCCTTTCCTTAACCTTCTCACTGAGGCCTGTTCTAGCTCACCTCTACATCTCTACGACTGCACACATTTTGGATTGGCcgaatatttttgtatttaatgtcTGCTGCTGAGATCAAACAGTAGACTGGGGCAATCACATGGGAACTTTAATTAAAATGACATTTCAGTGTTGAGAAATATGTAAGAATAGTGTTGAGAAAAGTATGATTAAAACCACAATATCAATCATAGCAGCAAACTAAACACTAAAATACACCAATTGCGTTGGTGTGAAagaatgagtgagtgagtgagtgagtgagtgagtatgCCCAGCTGTTTGGCAGTGTGGCTACTAACATGGATGGGTGAAAGCTACACTAAAAAAATAGGCGACGCGCCAAATCTCTTGATGAGCCGTAGCCGATCCGCGCCTAATTGTCAGGTGTCACCAGTtatgttttattaataaataaataaataaataaatcacactgcTCAATTTCGGTGGGGCCCCACAATCGCCTACCTATCCATATGGTAAAATCACCTTAGACTGCACAGTACAATTCCTGCATTTAAATATTTAGCTTACTTAAAGTGATAAGAGAGGCATTATCAGCacaatgtaggctacttaaatTTAATGAGCGTCTGTTCAAGGTGGAGCTTTCAACTTTAATATAATGCTGGAtagtaatgaataaataataattcatCGTAGTTTAATTGTGATATTATgtgagtaaaatctgaatctgcaacataACCGGTAACATTTCTGTCAGGTACATGTAGTAGTACGTTTTCCTCTAAAGTAGAAGTACAAAGGTCAGTAGTATATGgctgagttgcatattaagtgctaTGAGAgccttctgtaagttatttGGGGGtaatggttctggagaaagctgcaagcagcaatacaggaggccaagcaatcggcctgttccaacaggcacattttgaacTGGCACGTTTTAAACGGCACATTTTAAACAGGCACTGCAATAATATTGCCAAACTACAGACGGAGATGTTTTTAAGTGCTGAAATGTCTCTTGGACTTGCTTTCATGtcaaaacaagacaagacaaagaTAGCCAAATATCaacctgtgtttgtgtatattctATAATATTGACTTCAGCCTTATTTTAGCTTAATATTTTTACATTGAGTCAGCAGAAAGCAGACATTAAATCCTAACACTGTCTTGTTTTTCTACTCCTCCCTTCTCTTCCCTAGCTCGGTCATGCTTTCTCTTTAAAATGTGCCCAGATAAATAGAAGAAATTACACCGTGGGCCTATGCATGACTCTCCCAGTGTTTTGGGGACATGTGTGGCCAATCTGTTATAATGAAAACAGTGTTATTTGGCAGACTGGCATGTCAAGAGACAATGTTGACAGATGCATCACGGAGCATTGAGATCCCCAGGCAGCAGACGTCTCACAGAAAagtgaagataaaaaaaaaaagggggaaacaaAGGAGACTGAAAGCTTTCTTGGGAAAGAGCTTTTCTAATAAGCAATCCAGAAAATAAATAGTTGCGCTTCAGTCTGCTGAGAGTAAGgagaaatgaaaggaaattatttaaaaaaagctgacATTGCTTAGCAACATGCATGGATAGGAATCACGGGATCCAAACATCTGTATGTTAGTAGGGTTATAATCTATGCAAAGTGCTCATCATCCCCTGCCAAATGTTTCTAAAGCTAGCATTAAGTGAAAAAAGCATATATATGAACATGACTAAAAGATTCTTGACTTGCCAGTTACTTTACTACCAAATACTTAACAGCTCACAAACAGCTTAAAGTTGGCTTGACTGGCTTGTAATAATATTCTTCCGCATTCTTGTCCAAGCTTCACCCATTGCACTAAACTTATGAGCATCAGTAAATTATACTTTATTATCCCGGTGAGAAATGTTAGCCTCtgcatttgaaccatttaactTTTTATCCCAGAGGACAACTTCCACTAAACTCCAATGCCAGGAGCATTACCTAATATGCATGTCTTTTAGGGTCAGCGGAACTGTAGTAAATGAGGAAAACCATGCCAACACAGGGAGAGCATGCAAAGTCCACACAGAAAAGTCGTCCCTAGTGGGGTTTGAATCAGAACCATCTAGATGTTACGAGACATTGACACCCCATAAACAGATGCCCATTTAGTCAGCATAGTTTAATGTTTTCATTCCTTTagagaaatagtttgacattttggagaaACATGgctatttgctttcttgccaaaaaGATTGATACTACTCTTATGTTAGAAAGAAAAATATGAAGCTGGAGCCTGCAGCctgttagcttagtttagcatgaaGACTCGAAGAAGAATGTGTAAAGTGGTTTTGTGGAGTGGAATGTGCAGGACTATTTTGTTTAGTTGGTAGGAGTAACCTTGTCGTCATAGTGAGAGAAGTCACTACGTACGTCCAAGAAATAGTCCCTCACGTAGAGCGGTATaagacagtccttccagaaaaatgctgagtttttttgtgattgttgcgggcagaaatccttgattatgcggcatgttttcttaaaaaatgcgatggaatatgcaggatatttatgcaattttatgcgatgaaattgtgggaacttgcaaaaactgcgttttgatgaaaaagagaagaaaaagtgattcccccaacaccctgctttttttaaacttaatttccaaaaatagtttacagatattcagtcattgcaataagtaaacaaataagatacaaaaatatatacaaataatataatattaaagtaaaaataaaagtaatagtctaaatagagggaaataaaagctaCAAAAGAGActgactttcaaaaatcgttaataatatagacagcaggagcacttaaacaaagaaatctgagtagacatcagatattaagataggtttcttattggataccaacttaagagactcaaagtatcaacctccaacacctgctttttgCATAGAtgcataattacgtcacttcataacgttcccatggcaacaggggaaaatggctgctattgtgtgaagtaaacgcataCTGTCTAtgagtaaacgcaacattttttcaactttctgctacgatatgtgacttttttgcaacgaaaatggggggttatgaaatcatgcaagcacagcatattttgcgcagaaatcggcaatttatgctgCGAAAGTgaggcatatttgaaaaaatgcgccccctgcatgaatatgcggactttggctgattatgcattgaattatgcgatcgcataatcgcgtttttctggagggactgataagaGTGGTGTCAATGTTTTcatgcatttcccaaaatgtcaaaccattTGTCCTTTGACTTTAATTAGTTACTGTTGTAACTGTAGGAAAATTCTTCCCATATTATGTCCCCTTTAGTTTGAAGGATCATACCGGGCTGTTGTGCAAAATCTTTGTTTATGGGGAGGTAATTATAGTGAGaataaagacagagagacagaagaaagaaaCTACATGCAATCAGCCGTTTGGGCCCAGTCGTCtaattaaatgttgttttgcaGTTACAACACTTGACTGAGCCAGCAAAAGTCAGTAAACTGTCAATTAGCAGCAATGAGCAGTCAAATGTGTATATTGGATAGCCCTGGGGGTTTATTAACCCTTGACCTTGCACTGATTGGCTGGCTTTGGAAATTCCACAAACGGATTGAGCTTTCTATGCTCTTCACTAAGCCCCAGTGTGAAGCTTTTCTTTCTGTGCATTGTATTCTCTGGCGTTTATCTgtcccctttctctctcacttcCTCCAAAACACACCGTTGTCATGTGACTGGTGGGAGTCAGAACCAAGGCCGTTCCAGAGCTATCCCCATGCAAGCCAGGTGGGTTCCCATTACATAGAGCCTtgcattactttaaaaaaaggaaacaagcaTCGTCTACAGATAAGCCAGAAAGGTCTTCTGTTCTAGGACCAAGAAAAACCCTAAAACAAGGCAAAGATGAAACAAAAGTGGTTAATTATAAACTGTCATGACTGTCTGCAGGGCAGGCAGCAGAAACTCCAGTCTGCCAGCATTGCGGATAATTAGACCAGTGGACAACACATGAAAATAATTTAAGAGTTAAAGTTCCAAATCTGAAAAGAACAGGAACCCCGGGAAAGGTAAGTATTAAATGCTAAACAGCAAAGCCAGAGACAGTTGCAACAGACAAAAATGGGTTGACTTAAACAACATGTAAGAGTGGCTAAAAGCCGCCAGAGCCATTATGGGAAAAGCAATACAAGCAACAAGCACTGGGCAACAACATAGTCTAggtatatacaaaaaaaacaacctttgaagcCCATTTCAGCCcgctgtttatttatttatcaaaccTTAATGGTAAAAAAGGAACCACCAAAACCAACCCATAGAAATGTATGCACCAGTCAGAGGAGAGTACATCCACAGAAAAAGAGGGATGAGAAAACAAAGGGAAAGAGGGAGCACAGGCTGGAGGAGGTTACAAAGTTCGGCATGCTGTAGGATACATACCCTGCTTGGCTACAATCTCGATAGGGCAGGACAGAAAATACACTATAGAAGGATCTTCTGCCACTGATAAGGACTAtcctataaaaacaaaaaatggtaAACAAGCTAATCAATATCTATCTGACAAGATCCACACGTTAAAGTTGGAGAGAGTGTGCAGTAAAAATAAGAATGAAGGGAATGAGCTGAAACTTCAACAtgagtttgttgtttttgttgttgtggtagcACATGTAGCATGTATACAGTGGTTTGGGGGCAACAATGATGCATTTTTGTTATAAGTTAACTTCAattaacataataataaaatgtttatacTAAATtgccctgtacttgtgtaaacaTACATATCCAAATCAGATGTGTTGTGACCAGATGTCAGCAGCACACAGGGCAGAATGGCTCTGACGTTAGGTAATACTACAACAACCTCAAAGCCATAGCTGCAACTCACAGATACATTATGAATCTTACTACTAGGTCAAAATCTACATCAGGAGACAACACGGTGAGTCATGACATGTTTCAGCATCAGTTAATCAACAGGCAGTTCTCAATAGTGTGGAAAATCCAGCTAACAGTTGTTCCAACATCAGCTGAGGAAAAACAACTCTACCTATCAGGAGACCTAATTTAACAGGAGGAACTTATCAAGATGGTACACTGGTTTACTAAACAAGAGATACTGTACTAACAGTCtacactttcaaaaaaaaaacaattcagcagaaaaaatattttttcagaaAGCACCAGAACTAGACTAACAGCAGTTAACTGAATTAAGATTTAACATCCAAAGAATGTGATATTGATAATAATGGAAATCACCAGAGCAGTAAACACTCTCGGGTCTCCTGGCCTAGATTAAACAACCATCTTTTCTCTGGTTACAATCTGCACACCCAGTCAAACATCAACATTAACATCACTGTGCCAAatgttctttttatatatatttagggATTTGTGTTCTGCATACATGCGTATGTAGACTGTGACACAATTATATGTGATTTAGCTTTATTAGTGATTTCACAGTTTGcttcaaaaaatgtaaacagtgatcaaataaggtcaaaattaaattataTCAGATTATACTATTTGTGAATGGACAGGATTCTCAATtgattacatttcatttataattCAAAATGACATGCAGTGAACGGGCCAGGCCTGCTTGCCTACGGTGTGGCTTGTAATGTGAGAAACAGCCACACTGCAGTTCATTGACTGGGGCAGCCTGCCATTATCCACTGAGGAGTTGTATTGACTAATGGATGGCAATGTTTGCCTTCATACCTTCCATTGCGCATATCATGTTGCCTCAAGTTCTTTATGAAGTGG encodes:
- the cables1 gene encoding CDK5 and ABL1 enzyme substrate 1 isoform X1 — encoded protein: MAAATSSNTSTATLQTNHSSIEQTRKRIDPRRRQAALSFLSNISLDGRPVQDDQNEEDDSLEARTRQSLVSPERSVYGAAAAAATTAAKALAFANQALLSSSRASFGTGPAAAPAGTDTEGDAFVPSTFSSPFSAVPASTRGRLQTYTQGILPAPYSRQTSQNYSLEGVQIANSAIELQRSRRRLISQRSSLETLEDIEENAPLRRCRTLSGSPRPKSFKKIHFIKNLRQHDMRNGRIVLISGRRSFYSVFSVLPYRDCSQAGDVKLEGGGRQRHPSGGVSAKEMVIGLEGVELGADGKTVSYTQFLFPTNALGGRRNTIDSTSSFSQSRYASHRSLSLGRANSNQSSIDTGNDLGDFREYDPNLLDDPQWPCGKHKRVLIFPSYMTTVIEYVKPSDLKKDMNETFKEKFPHIRLTLSKIRSLKREIKKLALDECGYEEPTVAMAFVYFEKLVLQGKLNKQNRKLCAGACVLLAAKIGGDLKKHEVKLLIDKLEERFRVNRRELIAFEFPVLVALEFNLHLPEHEIMPHYRRLLQTS